The following coding sequences lie in one Anguilla anguilla isolate fAngAng1 chromosome 14, fAngAng1.pri, whole genome shotgun sequence genomic window:
- the LOC118212260 gene encoding growth arrest-specific protein 1-like, giving the protein MAKLGNITQYNWRLIWPIWCLFVLFGYFSVASPSHGRRLICWQAIMKCQGEPECHYAYEQYLHACAPVIIGEKRKCPSHCISSLVQLNQTKNGPSLEDCDCASDAICRNTKRAIEPCLPKTSNMGCTEARRQCERDSHCSGAMRDYLFYCGKLFSGVRCTDACRNVIYNMRSIPKAELLDTCVCDGTERTICEYVKISMRTLCFDSPDKYVGSGFSDSEQDDEDDYTTEYPPYEENTGSFSRPLNVLSMGASILVLVSQL; this is encoded by the coding sequence ATGGCAAAACTTGGTAACATTACACAGTACAATTGGAGATTGATTTGGCCAATTTGGTGTCTGTTTGTACTTTTCGGCTACTTCTCAGTTGCCTCTCCATCACATGGTCGCCGATTGATTTGTTGGCAGGCGATCATGAAGTGTCAAGGAGAGCCGGAATGCCACTATGCATACGAGCAGTATTTGCACGCATGTGCACCGGTAATAATAGGAGAGAAAAGGAAGTGTCCCAGCCACTGTATTTCATCACTTGTTCAGCTCAATCAAACTAAAAATGGGCCATCTCTGGAGGACTGTGACTGCGCTTCGGATGCGATCTGCAGAAACACGAAACGGGCAATCGAGCCTTGCTTGCCTAAGACTAGCAATATGGGCTGCACTGAAGCCCGGCGCCAGTGCGAGAGAGACTCGCACTGTAGCGGTGCTATGCgcgattatttattttactgtggtaAACTTTTCAGTGGGGTAAGGTGTACGGACGCATGTCGCAATGTCATTTACAACATGCGCAGCATACCTAAAGCTGAACTCTTGGATACTTGCGTCTGTGATGGAACAGAAAGGACCATATGCGAGTATGTTAAAATAAGCATGAGAACTCTTTGCTTTGACTCACCTGATAAATATGTTGGCAGCGGATTTTCTGATTCGGAGCAAGATGACGAAGATGATTACACTACGGAATATCCCCCGTACGAGGAAAACACAGGTAGTTTTAGCAGACCCCTTAATGTTTTGTCTATGGGGGCATCCATTTTGGTTCTGGTCTCCCAGCTGTAA